From the Corythoichthys intestinalis isolate RoL2023-P3 chromosome 13, ASM3026506v1, whole genome shotgun sequence genome, one window contains:
- the LOC130928005 gene encoding ribosyldihydronicotinamide dehydrogenase [quinone]-like, protein MALAGKKVLIVYAHQSSGSFNAAAKDTAVEVLTAKGCAVKVSDLYAMKFKAAATAEDIQGEVKNADHFRYADETKAAWESKKLAVDITEEQCKLSEADLIIFQFPMYWFSMPAILKGWIDRVLTLGYAYSDEKRYGQGIFKDKKAVLSFTTGSAESMFSANGINGDMNVTLWPIQNGILHYCGFQVLAPQIFWAPSGIPREASAALLQAWRNRLEGLLDEAPLTFTPMEYFDGEAGFRLKPEVQQKQSSEKFGLTVGTHMGMAVPPNNMLRAGV, encoded by the exons ATGG CATTGGCAGGAAAGAAGGTGCTCATTGTGTATGCCCACCAGAGCTCTGGTTCTTTCAATGCTGCTGCCAAAGACACTGCTGTCGAGGTTCTGACTGCCAAAGGCTGCGCGGTGAAAGTGTCCGACCTTTATGCCATGAAGTTTAAAGCCGCTGCTACAGCCGAGGACATTCAGG GTGAGGTGAAGAATGCAGACCACTTCCGTTATGCCGATGAGACCAAAGCCGCATGGGAGAGTAAAAAATTGGCTGTTGACATAACTGAGGAGCAATGCAAGCTTTCAGAGGCTGACCTAATCATTTTCCAG TTCCCCATGTATTGGTTCAGCATGCCTGCCATCCTCAAGGGCTGGATTGACAGAGTACTCACGCTTGGCTATGCCTACTCTGATGAAAAGCGCTACGGTCAGGGCATCTTCAAG GACAAGAAAGCTGTATTGTCCTTTACTACTGGATCTGCAGAGTCAATGTTCAGTGCTAATGGCATCAACGGAGACATGAACGTCACACTATGGCCTATTCAG AATGGCATCCTGCACTACTGCGGCTTCCAAGTTCTGGCACCTCAGATCTTCTGGGCTCCATCTGGCATCCCCAGAGAGGCCAGTGCTGCCCTTCTCCAGGCCTGGCGCAATCGTCTTGAGGGTCTACTTGATGAAGCCCCCCTGACCTTCACGCCCATGGAGTACTTTGATGGGGAGGCGGGCTTTCGGTTGAAGCCGGAGGTCCAGCAGAAGCAGTCTAGTGAGAAGTTTGGCCTCACAGTGGGCACTCACATGGGAATGGCTGTGCCACCTAACAACATGTTGAGGGCTGGAGTTTGA
- the LOC130928003 gene encoding cAMP-regulated D2 protein, producing the protein MGRWRSLLLLCALCLSETTGEPTKNDDEVNLVSFLRGIYAGLLLRDDPLVLNTDFGINSLASERSQSFSSSQESENEDKAVKKTDIGPLVMTKNGPIKGITTDKAHIFYGIPYADPPVGSYRWKPPRPVSPWKAVYDATFPRAACMQGCRGPIAAECPQNVSEDCLYLNIFAPRDVNFSSPLSNPLPVMVWIHGGDFIAGSASKPLYDGRFMSNFTHTIVVNLEYRLGAFGFLVSGKDAKMSAVGNYGILDQQAALLWVQRNIATFGGDPGKVTLFGESAGAQSVSLHLMIQSSKPLFKQAVLQSLPFSIPLKTRHDALKLGKEFAKKTNCSVGDIVCLLSLTPQAVLEAQMKTSSKLVNPFRFLEVFETWGPFIDGELIKEQAVTAFQKGHWHAEKPVLLGTTSEEGVIFVYGVFSKPVSALESIMYVTAIFKQHSLRILHKYLPLYRDSDRRNMLAQIVTDFVFLCPSRRSARAATEAGSKTWMYVFDHVTSDPRVWSGLTFCYRHVCHGAELPFVFDSAPVAGFALTPAEKLLSNRVLCHWGAFAHTGDPSSRFRQTTFCREQRLPVWPRYSDTSGWLVMNLTVRSHAQVGTRNHVCDFWDHLGIY; encoded by the exons ATGGGGAGGTGGAGGTCTTTGCTGCTGTTGTGTGCACTTTGTTTGTCGGAGACTACCGGAGAGCCGACAAAAAATGATGATGAGGTCAACCTCGTGAGTTTCCTGAGAGGAATCTATGCCGGACTCTTGCTGAGGGATGACCCGTTGGTCCTCAACACGGATTTTGGGATAAACTCACTTGCTTCGGAAAGATCACAGAGCTTCTCGTCCTCACAAGAAAGTGAAAATGAGGACAAAGCAGTCAAAAAGACCGACATTGGCCCATTGGTGATGACCAAAAACGGGCCAATCAAAGGGATTACGACAGACAAGGCCCATATATTCTacgggataccatacgcggacCCCCCGGTTGGGTCATACCGATGGAAGCCACCTAGACCTGTAAGTCCTTGGAAGGCGGTTTATGATGCCACCTTCCCACGGGCTGCGTGCATGCAGGGTTGCAGAGGACCAATTGCTGCGGAGTGTCCACAAAAT GTCAGCGAAGACTGCCTCTATCTGAACATCTTTGCTCCCCGAGATGTGAACTTCAGTTCTCCACTGAGTAATCCGCTTCCGGTGATGGTGTGGATCCACGGCGGCGATTTCATCGCCGGTTCAGCCTCAAAACCGCTGTACGACGGTCGCTTCATGAGCAACTTCACCCACACTATAGTTGTCAACCTGGAGTACAGACTAG GCGCCTTCGGATTCCTCGTGTCCGGTAAAGACGCAAAGATGTCAGCGGTGGGAAATTACGGGATTCTGGACCAGCAAGCGGCGCTTCTTTGGGTCCAACGGAACATTGCGACGTTTGGAGGTGACCCCGGCAAG GTAACCCTATTCGGAGAGAGCGCCGGTGCTCAGTCTGTCAGTCTTCACCTGATGATCCAAAGCAGCAAACCTCTGTTCAAGCAAGCAGTTCTACAGAGTTTACCTTTCTCCATCCCTCTCAAAACCAG ACACGACGCCCTGAAGCTCGGAAAGGAATTTGCAAAAAAGACCAACTGCTCCGTCGGCGACATCGTCTGCCTGCTGTCGCTCACGCCGCAGGCCGTCCTGGAAGCGCAGATGAAAACAA GTTCCAAGCTCGTAAACCCATTCAGATTCCTGGAGGTCTTCGAAACATGGGGTCCCTTCATTGATGGTGAGCTCATCAAGGAGCAGGCGGTCACCGCTTTCCAGAAAGGCCACTGGCACGCGGAAAAACCGGTATTGCTAG GTACAACCTCAGAGGAAGGTGTGATCTTTGTGTATGGCGTTTTTAGCAAGCCGGTGTCCGCCTTGGAGTCCATCATGTACGTCACGGCGATCTTCAAACAACACAGCCTGAGGATTTTGCACAAGTATCTGCCTCTCTACAGAGACTCTGATCGGAGAAATATGTTGGCTCAG ATAGTCACAGATTTTGTCTTCCTGTGTCCATCACGGAGGTCAGCGCGTGCCGCCACAGAAGCTGGCAGCAAAACGTGGATGTACGTCTTTGACCACGTGACCTCAGACCCCCGCGTCTGGTCCGGTCTGACCTTCTGCTATCGACACGTCTGTCACGGCGCCGAGTTGCCGTTCGTTTTCGACTCGGCCCCCGTGGCCGGCTTCGCCCTGACGCCCGCCGAGAAGCTGCTGTCCAATCGCGTGCTGTGTCACTGGGGCGCTTTCGCCCACACGGGCGACCCGTCCTCAAGGTTCCGTCAGACGACCTTTTGCCGGGAGCAACGCCTGCCCGTGTGGCCTCGCTATTCGGACACGAGCGGATGGCTGGTCATGAACTTGACAGTGCGTTCGCACGCGCAAGTGGGGACCAGGAACCACGTGTGCGATTTCTGGGACCATCTGGGTATTTACTAA